From the Desulfobacterales bacterium genome, the window GGTCTTTCAAAAAGGTCGTGCGCTAATATTCTTTCCCATCTGCTGCCGGCTGTACGCTTTCAGGCAATGCTGAATCAGAAGGATGTTTTAAGGGTCAGGGATACAAAGTCGCGGTCCCGAAGTCCCGCGGTTCCCGCGCCGTTCCCGGCTCTGTTGATCACGGCCCCGGTATTTGTCAGCTCAACATCTCCAAAAAAATCAACATAGTTGAGGTTCACTTTGTATTTGGTGAAAATGTCGAAATTGAATCCCACGCCCCAACTGCCTTCCCCCTTGGCGCCGTTATTGATTTCCGAGGCAACGCCCCACAACCCGTAACCGACACTAAACGGCATGGTCACATCCACCCCGGGAAGAATTTGCAGCCATTGCGGGCCAAAGTTCACATTGAGCGTACAAGCATCCCGTGTGACCGCATCAAAGTCATTGTAATTGCTATGACCTTTGAACGTCTCTTCATTCTCCGACACATCCATCCATGAACTGTAATTCAACTCTATGGTGTAGCTGCCCGAATCCCACATCGGGGTTCGCTTCAGCAAACCGATGAAGTTAACCGTGGCGTGAAACGTATCACCTCGTGCGCCAAGGAGTTCGCCATCATCCGGAAGCAGCGCAGAGTCGAATACTAAATACCTGGCCGGATCACTCCTGAGAGGCATGTTCCTGCGAATGGATACCTCGGAACCCATGCTGCCGCCAAAAACCGTGTTGGCATAACTGAGCCCGTAGATCTGAATATCCCCTCCATAGGCAAAATGGTAGGTGCTATCGGCGAAATTGAAAATCGCCTGCGGCAGGTGATCGGAAGTGTTCCTGAAATAAAAGCCGACGGTTCCCCCGTGCAAGGACTCCGGTGACCATCGGGCGGACACACCAAAATCCCGGTACTCCTCGGGTTCGATATCCTCGCCATGCGTCAACAGAACGAAACCGGGCGCTGCAAGATATACCTCAGAGTCCTTCAGGTTCAAATCGGTGGCGGCCAGATAGGTTCCCCCTTCGGGCACAAGATTCTGCTCCCATTGCAAAAAATATTGTGCCGCCAGGGTCAGGGAGTTACTCACCTGGGCCACGGCGCTCACCTGGTTCAAGGGCCTGAACACCTCCTTCACCTCAACGCCCGGGGTGGCCGTCGCCTTTCCCAGATCCAGCGGCGCCTGGCCGAAGTTGATGCCGTTAAACGGGCTCAGCAAGGCTTCCCCCCAATACACCGTGTGTCGGCCGGCCTTCAGATAGACCGGCGCCTCGCCGATGTTCACCCGACCAAACGCAAAGGCGTCAAGAACTTCGCCAGCCGGACCCCGAAAATACTTGTCGGCCCAGTCGCTCAGGCCCACGGCCTGCTGCCCGTTCTCCAAATGATTCGAGGTGGCAACCGAATCATTATCAAAGCTGCTGTCGTACCGGGCATCGTACCAGACCGCACCGCTGACCCGAACCCCGTAATCACGCTTGAAAATAAGATCCGCTTCGGAAAAAAGATCGAACCGGTTCTGCGCGATGCCCACATCAAAGTTCCGGTCCCCGTCATCGGAATTGATGTCGCTGATAAGCCGTCCCTCCGCTCCGTGCAACCGTTGCTGCAGGGTGTACCGGATCGTGTTGTCCCAGCGGATGAAAAGATCGTCATTTCCCGTTGGAATGTTGAACGCAACGGCACTACCGATTCCCCAGATCAATACCAGCAATAGTACCAGAAACCCCGTAACCCCCCCTTGCCTTCCGGCGCCTCCCTCATCATACTTGTTTCTGCCGTTCTCTTTCATCGTGAGCTTCTCCTCCTTCGTTTGGTTGTCACCTTCGCTGAAACCGTTGGAAATCCACCAGTCCCTGTTCCGCAGTTCCTCAGCGCTTGCTTCGGCAGTAAGATTAGCTACCGTGAAACATACGCTGAAAAAACTCTTTTCCAGAATGCACGCGTACTTTGTTCATATTATCTTGGGGCAGACCGTTGACACCTATTCCAGGTAATACAGCACCGTTTTTCTGTAGCGTTACGATAACACTTCGCTGATAAGACTCTCAATCGGAGGAACTTCCGCCGGATTTGCTTCCCATCCTTGCATAATCAGCCATGATCGCTCACGCAACAACTGTTCTCTTGCATTGGCAATCACCTCTTCGTGTAGGGCCTGTTTACTCTCGGACGCGCCATCGGAAAAGACGGCCTGAATGACCACCCCTATTCTGGATCGCAAGGATTGAACCGCCCGCACCAACTCCAGGGGCTCAGCCCGCGCTCGATCAAGGACATCGGCGCCCTTCGCAACAACCGTCTTGAGATCGAGCAAAGCGGTCCGTGTATCTCCTCCCCCCTGAGCTTGCCGCTGTATAAGTTCCGCAAATCGAAGCAAACGGGCGAGCTCGTCACGGTCATAGCGATATTCAAGATCCATTCGTTGAGACATGATACTCAGCAAGCCAAGAATAATATGGCCCTGCTCCACCGCCAGCTTGTTGGTTGGATCAATGGCGGGAAGAACAGTGTCTTTCATCGACTTCATGATGCTTTGTAGTTGAATTGCGGGGCGCATTTGCATATCAATCTCCTTTTTCGAGCAGATCGGAAAGCTCGTCCATTATGCCCGCGGCAATGCCTGTCAGCCACAACACGAGCACGTCCTGATGTGT encodes:
- a CDS encoding DUF1302 family protein; translated protein: MKENGRNKYDEGGAGRQGGVTGFLVLLLVLIWGIGSAVAFNIPTGNDDLFIRWDNTIRYTLQQRLHGAEGRLISDINSDDGDRNFDVGIAQNRFDLFSEADLIFKRDYGVRVSGAVWYDARYDSSFDNDSVATSNHLENGQQAVGLSDWADKYFRGPAGEVLDAFAFGRVNIGEAPVYLKAGRHTVYWGEALLSPFNGINFGQAPLDLGKATATPGVEVKEVFRPLNQVSAVAQVSNSLTLAAQYFLQWEQNLVPEGGTYLAATDLNLKDSEVYLAAPGFVLLTHGEDIEPEEYRDFGVSARWSPESLHGGTVGFYFRNTSDHLPQAIFNFADSTYHFAYGGDIQIYGLSYANTVFGGSMGSEVSIRRNMPLRSDPARYLVFDSALLPDDGELLGARGDTFHATVNFIGLLKRTPMWDSGSYTIELNYSSWMDVSENEETFKGHSNYNDFDAVTRDACTLNVNFGPQWLQILPGVDVTMPFSVGYGLWGVASEINNGAKGEGSWGVGFNFDIFTKYKVNLNYVDFFGDVELTNTGAVINRAGNGAGTAGLRDRDFVSLTLKTSF